The proteins below are encoded in one region of Halocatena salina:
- the sppA gene encoding signal peptide peptidase SppA, with product MPDRDDILHPNSTATTIVRFVFVLLGTLLGTVAGVFLFVWVPSGTSVFGVLLAVITTLLGARIAGGLTTTVLPTYNVAEVAVTGPITRDGDFGPVPGQGRSIPADDIVEQIERAEADRNADALLVKLNTPGGEVVPSEDIRNAVVSFEGPTIAYATDTCASGGYWIASACDEIWARETSVIGSIGVIGSRLNASTLAEELGLSYERFAAGRYKDAGTALKEIDDDERAYLQGLIDDYYEHFVERVADGRDIDPDAIRDTEARVYLGNDAQDIDLIDAIGTHEDVLDRVTELLDTEAVHTEFEPERSVRQRLQRGARGLAFAFGAGVWSHIDERFDVRL from the coding sequence ATGCCAGATCGAGACGACATACTGCATCCGAACAGCACGGCAACAACCATCGTCCGGTTCGTGTTCGTGTTGCTCGGAACGCTTCTTGGGACCGTAGCCGGTGTGTTCTTGTTCGTATGGGTGCCGTCAGGAACGAGCGTTTTCGGTGTGTTGTTGGCAGTTATAACGACACTGCTCGGTGCTCGGATCGCTGGCGGACTCACAACCACAGTGCTTCCGACGTACAACGTCGCGGAGGTTGCCGTTACGGGACCGATCACTCGTGATGGCGATTTCGGTCCGGTTCCGGGGCAGGGCCGTTCGATCCCTGCCGATGACATCGTCGAGCAGATCGAGCGGGCCGAGGCGGACCGCAACGCGGATGCGCTTCTCGTGAAACTCAACACGCCCGGTGGTGAAGTCGTTCCGAGCGAAGACATCCGAAACGCCGTGGTGTCGTTCGAAGGACCGACGATCGCGTACGCGACAGATACGTGTGCGAGCGGTGGCTACTGGATTGCCAGCGCTTGTGATGAGATCTGGGCGCGAGAGACGAGCGTCATCGGGAGCATCGGCGTGATCGGCTCTCGACTCAACGCGAGCACACTCGCCGAGGAACTCGGCCTTTCCTACGAACGGTTTGCTGCTGGTCGGTACAAGGACGCTGGCACGGCGCTAAAGGAGATCGATGACGACGAACGGGCGTATCTTCAGGGGTTGATCGACGACTACTACGAGCATTTCGTTGAACGCGTCGCTGATGGGCGTGACATCGATCCGGACGCGATCCGCGACACCGAAGCGCGCGTGTATCTCGGCAACGACGCGCAAGATATCGATCTCATCGACGCGATCGGTACCCATGAAGACGTACTCGACCGCGTGACGGAACTGCTCGACACCGAGGCGGTTCACACCGAATTCGAACCGGAACGGAGCGTACGACAGCGCCTCCAACGCGGCGCACGGGGACTTGCGTTCGCGTTCGGTGCTGGCGTGTGGAGCCACATTGACGAACGATTCGACGTTCGGCTATAG
- a CDS encoding DUF373 family protein gives MTTLVLCVDRDGDFDHGTPVVGEAAIIDLITSAGVAAPEDSRVNCLLETLRVARSLRAECTDAISVVVSGSGDTVNIDRDIADQIDALVDEHDPQSAVVVVDSVADEQTVPIIESRLRVDAVDRVIVQQARDIESTYYLLKRLLVDEELRRTLFIPLGTALLAIPVIVSLTDNVTAVVAVVTAGIGAFLLYKGLGIDDAVEQFPSVVRAAFYSGQVSFVTYVVGAGLALIGVFAGAIGISGMQPGVLMGIKFVFVSVPWFALAALAASTGRLFDRLLTDDRVPAALFNAPFGIVALGLIVRGFGAFVLENAAVIGPVELPAMSVGPIATDGLVLLTGTRLLVFVIAGVLISLLGVVVTSRVRTPAKDASNRQ, from the coding sequence GTGACCACGCTGGTACTGTGTGTCGACCGCGACGGCGATTTCGACCACGGAACGCCAGTCGTCGGTGAAGCGGCGATCATCGATCTTATCACATCGGCTGGTGTCGCTGCTCCCGAGGACAGCCGGGTCAACTGTCTCCTTGAGACGCTCCGGGTCGCACGCAGCCTCCGAGCGGAGTGTACGGACGCGATATCGGTGGTCGTCTCCGGGTCGGGAGACACCGTCAACATCGATCGGGATATCGCAGATCAGATCGATGCGCTGGTCGACGAACACGATCCCCAGTCGGCAGTCGTCGTCGTCGATAGCGTTGCGGACGAGCAGACCGTTCCGATCATCGAAAGCCGCCTCCGAGTTGATGCTGTCGATCGCGTCATCGTCCAGCAAGCGCGGGATATCGAGTCGACGTACTACCTCCTGAAACGCCTCCTCGTCGACGAGGAACTTCGTCGCACCCTGTTCATTCCGTTGGGGACCGCATTGCTTGCCATTCCTGTGATCGTCTCGCTCACCGATAACGTGACGGCTGTGGTGGCCGTCGTGACCGCCGGCATCGGAGCATTCTTGCTGTACAAAGGTCTCGGGATTGACGACGCCGTCGAACAGTTTCCGAGCGTCGTTCGGGCGGCGTTTTACTCCGGTCAGGTGTCGTTCGTCACCTACGTCGTCGGTGCCGGACTGGCGCTCATCGGCGTGTTCGCCGGGGCTATCGGTATCTCCGGGATGCAGCCCGGCGTGTTGATGGGCATCAAGTTCGTCTTCGTCAGCGTTCCGTGGTTCGCGCTTGCCGCGCTCGCAGCCAGCACCGGCCGTCTGTTCGACAGGCTTCTCACTGATGACCGAGTGCCCGCTGCGCTTTTCAACGCCCCCTTCGGTATCGTTGCTCTCGGTCTCATCGTCAGGGGCTTTGGAGCGTTCGTACTGGAAAACGCGGCAGTCATCGGCCCGGTCGAACTTCCAGCGATGTCGGTCGGTCCGATCGCTACCGACGGACTGGTGTTGCTCACCGGCACTCGGCTCCTCGTGTTCGTGATCGCTGGTGTACTCATCAGCCTGCTCGGCGTGGTAGTTACCTCACGCGTCCGAACGCCTGCGAAGGACGCCTCGAATCGACAGTGA